In Gemmatimonadaceae bacterium, a single genomic region encodes these proteins:
- a CDS encoding lysylphosphatidylglycerol synthase transmembrane domain-containing protein: MNKAVSRSLRALLSVAIIAGLVLFARKVNWTTTWEHITRANLTILLAAAAVNLLSLALKGVRWWIFLRPAGVPSLWLAIRATFAGAGLNNILVANGGEAARVVFVARAAHVQSAKILASLALERMFELIGYIVMFVLAVSFLELPDRLSKARPVAWIALALVVGLMIYLIRRPHLDEIKFSETKADGWRGRVAEFFRHFGSTIGGISTGPRFLVAMALSVAIWAMQVWTYALTARAADFNLSLVGTVSALLAVNTGFAIRATPGNVGVFQALYALTATAFGMDSNEAIAVAFLIQTQQIIPVTLLGVALAPEFIFKKRKTRAADSGLELHSRAEELSEPAPVTARSGSPRG; the protein is encoded by the coding sequence ATGAACAAGGCCGTCTCGCGATCGCTTCGCGCACTGCTTTCCGTCGCGATCATCGCGGGTCTGGTTCTGTTCGCGCGCAAGGTGAATTGGACCACGACGTGGGAGCACATCACCCGGGCGAATCTCACCATCCTGCTCGCGGCCGCGGCGGTGAATCTGCTGTCGCTCGCGCTCAAGGGTGTGCGATGGTGGATTTTCCTGCGCCCCGCCGGTGTTCCGTCGCTTTGGCTCGCCATTAGGGCGACGTTCGCCGGCGCGGGGCTCAACAACATCCTCGTCGCCAACGGCGGCGAAGCGGCGCGCGTCGTGTTCGTCGCGCGCGCGGCGCACGTGCAGAGCGCCAAGATTCTCGCGTCGCTGGCGCTCGAACGAATGTTCGAGCTGATCGGCTACATCGTCATGTTCGTGTTGGCGGTTTCGTTCCTCGAGCTGCCGGACCGCTTGTCCAAGGCTCGGCCGGTCGCTTGGATCGCCCTCGCCCTGGTCGTCGGCCTCATGATCTACCTGATCCGGCGTCCGCACCTCGACGAGATCAAGTTCTCCGAAACGAAAGCGGACGGATGGCGCGGCCGCGTCGCCGAATTCTTCAGGCACTTCGGCTCGACGATCGGCGGTATCTCGACCGGTCCGCGCTTTCTCGTCGCGATGGCGCTCTCGGTGGCCATCTGGGCGATGCAGGTCTGGACGTACGCCCTTACCGCGCGCGCGGCCGACTTCAATTTGTCGCTCGTCGGAACGGTGTCGGCGCTGCTCGCCGTCAATACCGGCTTCGCGATCCGCGCGACTCCTGGAAACGTGGGCGTGTTTCAGGCGCTCTACGCGCTCACGGCCACGGCATTCGGTATGGACAGCAACGAGGCGATTGCCGTCGCGTTCCTCATCCAGACCCAACAGATCATTCCGGTCACATTGCTCGGCGTCGCGCTCGCTCCCGAGTTCATCTTCAAGAAGCGCAAGACGCGCGCGGCGGATTCCGGTCTCGAGCTGCACTCACGCGCCGAGGAGTTGTCGGAGCCGGCCCCGGTCACCGCGCGCTCGGGCAGTCCCCGCGGATGA
- a CDS encoding glycosyltransferase family 4 protein, whose protein sequence is MPNLPLLESTHDERPLRIALVTEYYYPHLGGVCEHVHFFAREARRRGHHVDVITSNIPDAQPQPHVIRLGRSQPVYANGSQARITLGWNLRRDMRRVLRQGQYDIVHVHSPLTPVLPILAIEEADCPVVGTFHTYFDRSFGYTVGRRFFQKRLDMLSAAIAVSHSTTVALDRYFEADWRIIPNGIDTDVFHPSAPPPPGITNNVPTILFLGRFDPRNGLTTLIESFRRVKAKGNRGRQARLVVVGDGPLREHYYKQANGDRDIRFVGAVLEGRPSYYAHSSVYACPTTKASFGITLLESMACQTPVVCSDILGFRDVVVDGREALMVPCGDRDALADALVRVLDDEGLAIQLGTTGRENSLEYSWARVTARVLDVYQTVLGRVAVAV, encoded by the coding sequence TTGCCGAATCTACCGCTCCTCGAGTCCACCCACGACGAGCGGCCGCTTCGCATTGCCCTGGTCACGGAGTACTACTATCCGCACCTCGGCGGCGTTTGCGAGCACGTTCACTTCTTCGCCCGCGAAGCCCGCCGGCGTGGACACCACGTCGACGTCATCACCTCGAACATCCCCGACGCCCAGCCGCAGCCGCACGTCATTCGGCTTGGCCGGAGCCAGCCGGTCTACGCCAACGGTTCACAGGCGCGGATCACACTCGGCTGGAATCTCCGCCGCGACATGCGCCGCGTGCTTCGACAGGGACAGTACGACATCGTGCACGTGCACTCGCCGCTCACGCCCGTCCTCCCGATCCTCGCGATCGAGGAGGCGGATTGTCCGGTCGTCGGCACGTTCCACACGTATTTCGACCGGTCGTTCGGCTACACGGTTGGCCGGCGCTTCTTCCAGAAGCGGCTCGACATGCTCAGCGCCGCCATCGCCGTCTCCCACAGCACGACCGTCGCGCTCGACCGCTATTTCGAGGCGGACTGGCGGATCATCCCGAACGGCATCGATACGGACGTTTTCCATCCGAGTGCTCCTCCACCTCCGGGAATCACGAACAACGTTCCGACGATTCTTTTCCTGGGCCGCTTCGACCCGCGCAACGGACTGACGACGCTGATCGAGTCGTTCCGTCGTGTGAAGGCGAAGGGCAACCGAGGGCGCCAGGCGCGGCTCGTCGTCGTCGGCGACGGACCGCTTCGCGAGCACTACTACAAGCAGGCCAATGGTGACCGCGACATTCGCTTCGTCGGCGCCGTGCTCGAGGGCCGACCGAGCTATTACGCGCACAGCTCCGTGTACGCGTGCCCGACGACGAAGGCATCCTTCGGCATCACGCTGCTGGAATCGATGGCCTGCCAGACGCCGGTGGTCTGCTCCGACATTCTCGGCTTCCGGGACGTCGTGGTCGACGGCCGGGAGGCGCTGATGGTTCCGTGCGGCGACCGCGATGCGCTCGCGGACGCGTTGGTTCGAGTGCTCGATGACGAGGGCCTTGCCATCCAACTCGGCACCACCGGTCGGGAGAATTCACTCGAATACTCGTGGGCCCGTGTCACGGCTCGGGTACTCGACGTGTATCAAACGGTTCTCGGAAGGGTCGCCGTCGCGGTATGA
- the purF gene encoding amidophosphoribosyltransferase — MCGIFGVHGHPDAAHLAQLGLYSLQHRGQESVGVVSIDDAGQARAVRRMGTLSDALSQELAKIPGTSAVGHTRYSTAGSSTIDNAQPVVARSKGGFITLAHNGNLINAAELRHELEDKGSIFASTNDSEVIVHELARSTAPTPALRLADALKQVDGAYSLIVAMGDTLLAARDPRGWRPLAMGRLGDAIVFASETCALDIVGATYERDVEPGEIVSVNGNGVQSSRPLPKAESRRCVFEYVYFARPDSRVYGGSVDRARRALGKRLAKEHPAPTADLVFSVPDSSNSAALGFSEESGIPYELALIRNHYVGRTFIQPTQAGRDAKVKVKYNAVREIIEGKRVVMVDDSIVRGTTTRGLVALVRAAGAREVHMRVSSAPVTGPCYYGIDTPSRDELIAANHTVDEIAGHLGVDSLGYLSLDGMLESVPSGPDGFCHACFSGDYPTAPPADPDKLRFGCGC, encoded by the coding sequence ATGTGCGGCATTTTCGGAGTCCACGGCCATCCCGACGCGGCGCACCTCGCGCAGCTCGGCCTGTACTCCCTCCAACATCGCGGTCAGGAGTCGGTCGGCGTCGTGTCGATCGACGACGCCGGCCAGGCGCGCGCCGTGCGGCGCATGGGCACGCTCTCGGACGCGCTCTCGCAAGAGTTGGCGAAGATTCCCGGGACGTCCGCCGTCGGACACACTCGCTACAGTACCGCCGGCTCGTCGACCATCGACAACGCGCAACCGGTCGTCGCGCGGTCCAAGGGCGGCTTCATCACGCTTGCCCACAACGGCAATCTGATCAACGCCGCCGAGCTGCGGCACGAGCTCGAGGACAAGGGTTCGATCTTCGCGTCGACAAATGACTCCGAGGTCATCGTCCACGAGCTCGCGCGCTCGACCGCTCCGACGCCGGCGCTTCGTCTCGCCGACGCGCTCAAGCAAGTCGACGGCGCGTACAGCCTGATCGTCGCCATGGGCGACACGCTGCTCGCGGCGCGCGACCCGCGCGGCTGGCGCCCGCTCGCCATGGGCCGTTTGGGCGACGCGATCGTCTTCGCGTCGGAGACCTGCGCGCTCGACATCGTCGGCGCGACGTACGAGCGCGACGTCGAACCGGGTGAGATCGTGTCGGTCAACGGCAACGGCGTGCAGTCGTCACGGCCGCTGCCCAAGGCCGAATCGCGGCGCTGCGTCTTCGAGTACGTCTACTTCGCGCGCCCCGACAGCCGCGTCTACGGCGGATCGGTCGATCGCGCGCGCCGCGCGTTGGGCAAGCGCCTCGCCAAAGAGCATCCCGCGCCCACGGCGGATCTGGTTTTTAGCGTGCCCGATTCGTCCAACTCCGCGGCGCTTGGCTTCTCGGAAGAAAGCGGAATTCCGTACGAGCTCGCGCTCATCAGAAATCACTACGTCGGACGCACGTTCATCCAGCCGACGCAGGCGGGGCGCGACGCGAAGGTGAAGGTCAAGTACAACGCGGTGCGCGAGATCATCGAAGGCAAGCGCGTGGTCATGGTCGACGATTCGATCGTCCGTGGCACGACGACACGCGGCCTCGTCGCCCTCGTCCGCGCGGCCGGCGCGCGCGAGGTGCACATGCGCGTGAGCTCGGCGCCCGTCACCGGGCCTTGCTACTACGGCATCGACACGCCGTCGCGCGACGAACTGATCGCGGCGAACCACACGGTCGATGAGATCGCGGGCCATCTTGGCGTCGACAGCCTCGGTTATCTCTCGCTCGATGGCATGTTGGAATCAGTGCCCTCCGGTCCAGATGGTTTCTGCCACGCGTGCTTCTCGGGCGACTATCCCACGGCTCCGCCGGCGGATCCCGACAAGCTGCGGTTCGGCTGCGGCTGCTAG
- a CDS encoding ECF-type sigma factor gives MTPPTKTDALAALRNPQPASLDSLVALTYDELRRIARRHLARGRRVGVRSGTLGTTALVNEAYLKLVDQSNAGPKDRAHFLAIAAVAMRHILIDRARARSARKRGGGNAAVTLDADAIAGADDPQTLLDINDALERVAVVDARLARVVELRFFGGLSEDEIAEVLGVTVRTVQRDWARARMLLRRELSA, from the coding sequence ATGACGCCCCCCACTAAGACTGACGCGCTGGCCGCCCTTCGAAACCCCCAGCCAGCGTCGCTCGACAGCCTCGTGGCCCTGACGTACGACGAGTTACGCCGGATCGCGCGGCGTCATTTGGCGCGCGGCCGCCGCGTCGGCGTGAGGAGCGGAACGCTCGGCACGACCGCGCTCGTCAACGAGGCGTATCTCAAGCTCGTCGACCAGTCGAATGCCGGTCCCAAAGACCGGGCGCACTTTCTCGCCATAGCGGCCGTCGCGATGCGCCACATTCTCATCGACCGGGCGCGGGCGCGTTCGGCCCGAAAACGCGGCGGGGGAAATGCGGCCGTCACTCTCGACGCGGACGCGATCGCCGGCGCCGACGACCCCCAAACTCTGCTCGACATCAACGACGCGCTGGAGCGAGTGGCGGTCGTCGATGCGCGGCTGGCCCGCGTGGTGGAGCTGCGCTTTTTCGGCGGACTCTCGGAGGACGAGATCGCGGAGGTGCTCGGCGTAACCGTGCGAACGGTACAGCGCGATTGGGCGCGCGCGCGGATGCTTCTTCGCCGCGAGCTCTCCGCCTGA
- a CDS encoding serine/threonine-protein kinase, with amino-acid sequence MTDRPGGGNGSGPMSPDEWRVFGPLLDAALETPPERRARFIADASHGDPAMAEQLRQLVAECEEGDTLLDAGAIDRFSFLLDDDETVSRFPATLAGRYRVEREIGRGGMAIVFLAHDTAHDRPVAVKVLRPSARARVGAARFLAEIRTTAALRHPHIVPLHDSGEAEESLYFIMPYYEGGTLSSRLDQQPQLPVAEALRIASDVAAALEHAHGAGLIHRDIKPSNILFSSGQALLGDFGVARPVERTAPSITSTGVVVGTPEYMSPEQAAGAATIDGRSDIYSLGCVLYEMVAGEAPVGALSTETLSQHGARALRRLRAARRDLPACVERCVSRAMAPDPVNRYNAAEMSLALADCERAIAAPESAARRGFNFVWRSVTGIMLAATARGEGRSGERG; translated from the coding sequence GTGACCGATCGCCCGGGTGGAGGGAACGGTTCCGGTCCGATGTCGCCGGACGAGTGGCGCGTCTTCGGGCCGCTGCTCGACGCGGCGCTCGAGACGCCCCCGGAACGCCGCGCGCGGTTCATCGCGGATGCAAGTCACGGCGACCCGGCGATGGCCGAGCAGCTGCGTCAGCTCGTCGCCGAGTGCGAGGAAGGCGACACGCTGCTCGACGCGGGCGCGATCGATCGCTTCTCGTTTCTCCTCGACGACGACGAAACCGTCTCACGATTTCCGGCGACGCTCGCCGGCCGGTATCGCGTGGAGCGCGAGATCGGGCGGGGCGGCATGGCGATCGTGTTCCTCGCCCACGACACGGCGCACGACCGGCCGGTCGCGGTGAAAGTGCTGCGTCCATCGGCGCGGGCGCGCGTCGGGGCCGCGCGATTCTTGGCCGAAATTCGGACGACCGCCGCGCTGCGTCATCCGCACATCGTGCCGCTCCACGACTCCGGCGAGGCGGAAGAATCCTTGTACTTCATCATGCCGTACTACGAGGGCGGCACGTTGAGCTCGCGGCTCGATCAGCAGCCGCAGCTGCCGGTGGCGGAGGCGTTGCGGATCGCGTCGGACGTCGCGGCCGCGCTCGAGCACGCGCACGGGGCCGGACTGATCCATCGCGACATCAAGCCCTCGAACATTCTTTTCTCGAGCGGGCAGGCCCTGCTCGGCGACTTCGGCGTCGCCCGGCCGGTGGAGCGAACGGCGCCGAGCATCACGTCGACCGGCGTTGTCGTCGGGACACCGGAGTACATGAGTCCGGAACAAGCCGCGGGCGCGGCGACGATCGACGGGCGAAGCGACATCTACAGCTTGGGGTGCGTCCTCTATGAGATGGTCGCCGGCGAGGCGCCAGTCGGCGCCTTGAGCACGGAGACTCTCTCACAACATGGGGCCCGCGCGCTTCGACGGCTGCGTGCGGCTCGGCGTGATCTCCCGGCGTGCGTCGAGCGCTGCGTGTCCCGCGCGATGGCACCCGACCCGGTGAATCGTTACAACGCGGCGGAAATGTCTCTCGCGCTCGCGGATTGCGAGCGTGCGATCGCCGCGCCGGAGTCGGCGGCGAGGCGCGGATTCAACTTCGTGTGGAGGTCGGTGACCGGTATCATGCTCGCCGCCACGGCACGGGGCGAAGGCCGCAGCGGCGAGCGAGGGTAG
- a CDS encoding vanadium-dependent haloperoxidase, translated as MISEWERALYGVVRAERLSPPVASRVFAYASAGLYSGLVATKPAATPLVGTLNGLDSLPRATAGMTYDPTLIAVAAEHTVLDSLFTEGLPTTRATLSRLADSLARARKALGVGSDVAKQSTDLGQRIGLAIVSWSHGDGFDSTRGKTYVAPVGPGLWVNDDPATVFATQSLSGASQAVTPSNPANALKAGTVDDRSLILDRPKRPGRKTLPAANMAGVTEPYWGYNRPFALHSWNDCPAPMPPAFSLKPGTPLYDEARSVYETSKALTPSQRETALYWADNGGETGTPAGHWLSIASQMVTERHLSAEQAAWVMVATSVALNDAFISAWGYKFRLNLIRPRTFIRETMDSTWEPAIPTPPFPEYLSGHSTISAAAAGAMTDVLGPQPFEDSTSIPLGHAVRKFGSFREAAIEAGMSRIYGGIHFPSGNVEGRKLGDCIASKVQTRMKLKPVS; from the coding sequence ATGATTTCGGAGTGGGAGCGCGCGCTATATGGCGTCGTCCGCGCCGAGCGTCTCTCTCCGCCCGTCGCGTCGCGCGTGTTCGCGTACGCGTCTGCGGGACTGTACTCGGGGCTCGTCGCGACAAAACCGGCCGCGACGCCACTCGTCGGAACGCTCAACGGACTCGATTCCCTGCCGCGAGCCACCGCGGGCATGACCTACGACCCCACGCTGATCGCCGTCGCGGCCGAGCACACCGTTCTGGATTCGCTGTTCACCGAGGGATTGCCGACGACTCGTGCCACGTTGAGCCGGCTCGCCGATTCGCTGGCGCGGGCTCGGAAGGCGCTCGGCGTCGGCAGCGACGTCGCGAAGCAGTCGACGGATCTTGGCCAGCGCATCGGCCTTGCGATCGTGTCCTGGTCGCATGGCGATGGATTCGACAGCACGCGGGGAAAAACGTACGTGGCGCCGGTTGGACCCGGGCTCTGGGTGAACGACGATCCCGCGACTGTCTTCGCGACGCAGAGCCTTTCCGGCGCGAGCCAAGCCGTGACGCCGAGCAACCCGGCGAACGCGCTCAAGGCGGGCACAGTCGACGATCGCTCTCTCATTCTCGACCGACCGAAGCGTCCGGGGCGAAAGACGCTCCCGGCGGCGAACATGGCAGGGGTGACCGAGCCCTACTGGGGCTACAATCGACCATTCGCGTTGCATTCATGGAACGACTGCCCCGCGCCAATGCCGCCGGCGTTTTCGTTGAAGCCGGGAACGCCGCTGTACGACGAAGCGCGAAGTGTCTACGAGACGTCCAAGGCGTTGACGCCGTCGCAGCGTGAAACCGCACTGTATTGGGCCGACAACGGCGGCGAGACCGGAACGCCGGCCGGACACTGGCTGTCGATCGCGAGCCAGATGGTGACCGAGCGGCACCTGAGCGCCGAACAGGCGGCGTGGGTCATGGTGGCGACGAGCGTCGCGCTGAACGACGCGTTCATTTCCGCGTGGGGCTACAAGTTCAGACTCAACCTGATCCGCCCGCGCACGTTCATCCGCGAGACGATGGACTCGACATGGGAACCGGCGATTCCGACTCCGCCCTTCCCCGAATACCTATCCGGCCATTCGACGATCTCAGCCGCCGCGGCCGGCGCGATGACGGATGTGCTCGGCCCGCAGCCGTTCGAGGACAGCACCAGCATTCCGCTCGGGCACGCCGTGCGGAAGTTCGGATCGTTCCGCGAGGCGGCGATCGAGGCGGGCATGTCGCGCATTTACGGCGGCATCCATTTTCCTTCGGGCAATGTCGAGGGACGCAAGCTTGGCGATTGCATCGCCTCGAAGGTGCAGACGCGAATGAAGCTGAAGCCGGTCTCGTAG
- a CDS encoding polysaccharide deacetylase family protein yields the protein MMLGLGAAAVVIGGAAHGAFHRNSFVFGPTIRHLATRDRVVALTFDDGPNPAATPLVLDALAERGVKATFFILGRHAERWPELVARAAAEGHALGNHGYYHRKLHLRSPAYVRRDLELGTDAMMKAGAPRPRFFRAPHGFRSPWVTYIARTLGQRTVGWSLGVWDSDRPGADEIARRTVEGASPGAILLLHDGDGYDPDGDRLQTAHAVPLLVDRLLDRGYRFSLLDAA from the coding sequence ATGATGCTCGGCCTGGGCGCGGCTGCCGTCGTGATCGGCGGGGCTGCGCACGGCGCCTTCCATCGCAACAGCTTCGTCTTCGGTCCCACCATCCGCCATCTCGCGACGCGTGACCGTGTCGTCGCCCTCACGTTCGACGACGGGCCAAACCCCGCCGCCACGCCGCTCGTGCTCGACGCGCTCGCCGAGCGCGGGGTCAAGGCGACCTTCTTCATCCTCGGCCGGCACGCCGAACGCTGGCCCGAGCTGGTCGCCCGCGCTGCCGCCGAAGGACACGCGTTAGGCAACCACGGCTATTACCATCGGAAACTTCACCTCAGGTCGCCCGCGTACGTACGGCGTGACCTCGAGCTTGGCACGGACGCAATGATGAAAGCCGGCGCTCCAAGGCCGCGCTTCTTTCGCGCGCCGCACGGCTTTCGCAGCCCTTGGGTGACCTATATCGCCCGCACGCTCGGCCAGCGCACGGTCGGCTGGTCGTTGGGCGTGTGGGATTCGGATCGTCCCGGCGCCGACGAGATCGCACGCCGCACGGTCGAGGGCGCGTCGCCCGGCGCGATCCTGCTGTTGCACGATGGTGACGGGTACGATCCCGACGGAGACCGCCTGCAGACGGCACACGCCGTGCCCCTCTTGGTGGATCGCCTCCTCGATCGGGGTTACCGATTCAGCCTCCTCGACGCCGCATGA
- the ppdK gene encoding pyruvate, phosphate dikinase, whose translation MATAAAAQSVYFFGDGHAEGTKDMKSVLGGKGAGLAEMTNLGVPVPPGFTIACAACVEYLRTQRPPEGLREEVGNALERLERATGKAFGDTRNPLLVSVRSGAPVSMPGMMETILNLGLNDDTVGGLAGASGNERFAYDSYRRFIQMYGDVVLGVPSTQFEHLLTTKRMTAGVENDSDLTAEALKALVADYRALVKNRTGQEFPGDPAEQLWGAIEAVWKSWTLKKAADYRKVHRIADDLGTAVSVVAMVFGNLGDDSGTGVAFTRNPSTGEKKFYGEFLVNAQGEDVVAGIRTPLAIDQMQKRLPEAYEDLLETQQRLEGHFRDMQDLEFTVERKRLYLLQTRTGKRTATAAVRIAIDMVDEGSIDPSTAVRRVIPDQLDQLLHPVIASDVRAQPLCTGLPASPGAESGIAVFDPDVAEQQAAAGKRVILVREETTPEDFHGIVAARAVITARGGMTSHAAVVARGMGKCAVVGCRDIDVDVIHRRFTAGDQTIAEGDWVTVDGASGRIYAGDLPTTPSEVVQVIRGTRDRRSAPTYQSFARLLGWADDVRRLRVRANADTPQDARIARGFGAEGIGLCRTEHMFFEGDRIGAMREMIVARDEAGRRRALAKLLPMQRSDFEGIFEAMSGLPVTIRLLDPPLHEFLPHGGEESKLLARTLGIPREELQRIVESLRETNPMLGHRGCRLGITFPEITDMQGRAIFEAAVRAKRRGFDVRPEIMVPLVATVAEFENQRAILENAAQRILGAMGEEIPYTIGTMIELPRAALTADEIAAKADFFSFGTNDLTQTTFGLSRDDAGRFLPNYVDRGILPDDPFQVLDRNGVGKLIGFAVQAGRTVRPQLKVGICGEHGGEPRSVAFCHSIGLDYVSCSPFRVPIARLAAAHAALESGSSFQALSS comes from the coding sequence GTGGCGACCGCGGCGGCGGCACAATCCGTCTACTTCTTCGGCGACGGGCACGCCGAGGGCACGAAGGACATGAAGAGTGTCCTCGGCGGAAAAGGCGCCGGCCTCGCCGAGATGACGAACCTCGGCGTTCCGGTGCCACCGGGATTCACGATCGCCTGCGCGGCGTGCGTCGAATATCTGCGCACGCAGCGCCCGCCTGAGGGACTGCGCGAGGAAGTCGGCAACGCGTTGGAACGATTGGAGCGCGCGACCGGGAAGGCATTCGGCGATACGCGAAATCCGTTGCTCGTCTCGGTGCGGTCAGGTGCTCCGGTCTCGATGCCGGGAATGATGGAGACGATCCTCAACCTCGGCCTCAACGACGACACGGTCGGCGGGCTCGCGGGCGCGAGTGGAAACGAGCGCTTCGCGTACGACTCCTATCGCCGGTTCATTCAGATGTACGGCGACGTCGTGCTCGGCGTCCCGTCGACGCAGTTCGAGCACTTGCTCACGACCAAGCGAATGACGGCCGGAGTCGAAAACGATTCGGATCTCACGGCCGAGGCGCTCAAAGCGCTCGTCGCCGATTACCGCGCGCTCGTCAAAAACCGCACGGGCCAAGAGTTCCCTGGCGACCCGGCTGAGCAGCTGTGGGGTGCCATTGAGGCAGTGTGGAAATCGTGGACCCTTAAGAAGGCTGCGGACTATAGAAAGGTGCACCGCATCGCCGACGATCTCGGCACTGCGGTGAGCGTGGTTGCGATGGTCTTCGGGAACCTGGGCGACGATTCGGGGACCGGAGTGGCGTTCACGCGAAATCCATCGACTGGGGAAAAGAAGTTCTACGGTGAATTCTTGGTGAACGCGCAGGGCGAGGACGTCGTCGCGGGCATTCGCACTCCGCTCGCGATCGACCAGATGCAAAAACGCTTGCCGGAAGCCTACGAGGATCTGCTCGAGACGCAGCAGCGCCTCGAGGGACACTTCCGCGACATGCAGGATCTCGAATTCACCGTCGAGCGCAAACGCCTGTATCTGCTGCAGACGCGAACCGGAAAGCGCACAGCGACCGCCGCGGTTCGCATCGCGATCGACATGGTGGACGAAGGCTCGATCGACCCGTCGACCGCGGTGCGACGCGTGATTCCCGACCAGCTCGACCAGTTGCTGCACCCCGTGATCGCGTCCGACGTGCGCGCGCAGCCTCTTTGCACAGGGCTCCCCGCGAGCCCCGGCGCCGAGAGCGGCATCGCCGTTTTCGATCCGGACGTCGCCGAACAACAGGCGGCCGCCGGCAAACGCGTGATTCTCGTGCGCGAAGAAACGACGCCCGAAGATTTTCACGGCATCGTCGCCGCGCGCGCCGTCATCACGGCGCGCGGCGGCATGACGAGCCACGCGGCAGTCGTCGCGCGCGGCATGGGAAAATGCGCCGTCGTCGGCTGTCGCGACATCGACGTCGACGTGATTCACCGGCGGTTCACCGCCGGTGATCAAACGATTGCCGAAGGCGACTGGGTCACCGTGGACGGCGCATCGGGCCGCATCTACGCCGGCGACCTGCCGACGACGCCGAGCGAGGTCGTGCAGGTCATTCGCGGCACGCGCGACCGCCGGTCCGCGCCGACCTATCAGTCGTTCGCGCGATTGCTCGGCTGGGCCGACGACGTCCGTCGGCTGCGCGTCCGCGCCAACGCCGACACGCCGCAGGACGCGCGCATCGCGCGCGGGTTCGGCGCGGAAGGAATCGGGCTCTGTCGCACGGAGCACATGTTCTTCGAGGGCGACCGCATCGGCGCGATGCGCGAGATGATCGTGGCGCGCGACGAAGCCGGACGACGTCGCGCGCTCGCCAAGTTGCTCCCGATGCAGCGCTCGGACTTCGAGGGAATCTTCGAGGCGATGAGCGGGCTGCCGGTGACGATCCGTCTGCTCGATCCGCCGTTGCACGAGTTCCTGCCGCACGGCGGCGAAGAGAGCAAACTGCTCGCGCGCACGTTGGGTATTCCGCGAGAGGAGTTGCAACGGATCGTCGAGTCGCTGCGCGAGACGAATCCGATGCTGGGGCATCGCGGATGCAGGCTGGGAATCACGTTCCCAGAGATCACCGACATGCAGGGCCGCGCGATCTTCGAGGCCGCGGTGCGCGCCAAGCGGCGCGGCTTCGACGTGCGTCCCGAGATCATGGTGCCGCTCGTCGCGACGGTTGCTGAATTCGAGAATCAGCGTGCGATCCTCGAAAACGCCGCGCAAAGAATTCTTGGTGCGATGGGTGAAGAGATTCCCTACACCATCGGGACGATGATAGAGTTGCCCCGTGCCGCCCTCACCGCGGATGAGATCGCGGCGAAGGCTGACTTCTTTTCGTTTGGTACCAATGATTTAACTCAAACCACATTCGGTTTGAGCCGAGACGATGCCGGGCGGTTCCTACCCAATTACGTAGATCGTGGTATACTTCCCGACGACCCGTTCCAGGTCCTTGACCGGAACGGGGTTGGCAAACTGATTGGATTTGCCGTACAGGCCGGTCGAACGGTGCGTCCGCAGCTCAAAGTTGGGATCTGCGGCGAGCACGGAGGCGAACCGCGCTCCGTGGCTTTTTGCCACTCGATCGGACTCGACTACGTCTCGTGTTCCCCCTTCCGAGTCCCAATCGCACGACTTGCCGCTGCTCATGCCGCTCTTGAATCCGGCTCTTCGTTCCAGGCGCTTTCGTCGTAA